One Faecalispora anaeroviscerum genomic window carries:
- the trpA gene encoding tryptophan synthase subunit alpha, whose translation MSRLNEAFSNGKAFVAFLTCGDPDLETTERLIQSIAEAGADVIEMGIPFSDPTAEGPVIQAANLRALSNGVTTDNIFEMVRRVRKTVSIPLVFMTYANVVFSYGTERFVKTASEIGMNGLILPDVPFEEKEEFEPVCKRYGMDFISFVSPTSHERVKRIAKEAEGFLYCVSSLGVTGVRSQISLDIGEITALVRQVTNTPVAIGFGISTPEQAQKMAAISDGVIVGSAIVKIIGQHGRDAAPYAADYVKKMKEAVRSLC comes from the coding sequence ATGAGCAGATTAAACGAGGCCTTTTCAAACGGAAAGGCGTTTGTGGCGTTTCTCACCTGCGGCGACCCCGATTTGGAAACGACGGAGCGCCTGATCCAGTCCATCGCGGAAGCGGGGGCGGATGTGATTGAGATGGGGATTCCCTTTTCCGACCCGACAGCGGAGGGCCCCGTGATTCAGGCGGCGAATCTTCGCGCGCTCTCAAACGGCGTTACGACCGACAACATCTTTGAGATGGTGCGCCGCGTGCGAAAGACCGTCTCGATTCCGCTGGTGTTTATGACCTACGCAAATGTGGTGTTTTCGTATGGCACAGAACGCTTTGTGAAAACCGCGTCCGAAATCGGGATGAACGGCCTGATTCTGCCGGATGTTCCGTTCGAGGAGAAGGAGGAATTCGAGCCGGTCTGCAAGCGGTACGGCATGGATTTCATTTCGTTTGTTTCGCCCACCTCTCACGAAAGAGTCAAGCGAATCGCTAAAGAGGCCGAAGGCTTCTTGTATTGTGTGTCGTCGCTGGGTGTTACGGGAGTCCGCTCACAGATTTCGTTAGATATCGGCGAAATTACCGCCTTGGTTCGTCAGGTGACAAATACCCCGGTGGCGATCGGATTTGGCATTTCCACCCCCGAGCAGGCGCAAAAAATGGCCGCGATTTCCGACGGGGTAATCGTCGGCTCGGCCATTGTCAAAATCATTGGGCAACATGGAAGAGACGCCGCGCCATATGCGGCGGACTATGTGAAAAAAATGAAAGAGGCGGTCCGCAGTTTGTGCTGA
- the trpD gene encoding anthranilate phosphoribosyltransferase: MIKEAISKLIDRKDLTYDEAMAVMNEIMSGGTSPVQTAAFLAALSAKGETIEEITACAAGMRAHALPIDYTDDLLEIVGTGGDGSNSFNISTTSSIVIAAGGVRVAKHGNRAASSRSGAADCLEALGVNISLSPEQCVSLLQNVGICFLFAQTYHSSMKYVGPVRRELGIRTIFNILGPLTNPAHANLQVLGVYSEEMVEPLAHVLQNLGVRRGMVVYGQDKLDEISLSSPTTVCEFNGNQFTTYVIRPQNFGLTPCEKSELVGGTPQENAQITLDILNGIKGAKRDAVLLNAGAGLYIAGKAASLSDGVGLAAELIDSGRAMAKLREFILESNRKEEAAS, encoded by the coding sequence ATGATTAAAGAAGCAATCTCAAAACTAATTGACCGAAAAGACCTGACTTACGACGAGGCTATGGCTGTTATGAATGAAATCATGAGCGGCGGTACCTCTCCGGTGCAAACCGCAGCGTTCCTCGCGGCGCTTTCCGCCAAGGGTGAAACCATTGAAGAAATTACCGCCTGCGCCGCCGGAATGCGCGCGCACGCGCTCCCGATCGATTATACGGACGATCTGCTCGAAATTGTCGGCACCGGCGGGGACGGCTCGAATTCGTTCAACATTTCCACCACCTCCTCCATTGTCATCGCGGCGGGCGGGGTACGAGTGGCAAAGCACGGCAACCGGGCGGCATCCTCCCGCAGCGGTGCGGCGGATTGCCTCGAAGCGCTGGGCGTGAACATCAGCCTTTCGCCCGAGCAGTGCGTTTCGTTGCTGCAAAACGTGGGCATCTGCTTTTTGTTCGCGCAAACCTATCATTCTTCCATGAAATACGTCGGCCCGGTGCGCAGGGAGCTGGGCATCCGCACCATTTTCAATATTCTTGGCCCGCTGACAAACCCCGCCCACGCGAATTTGCAGGTGCTGGGCGTGTACTCCGAAGAAATGGTAGAGCCGCTGGCTCATGTGCTGCAAAACCTGGGTGTGCGGCGCGGTATGGTCGTTTACGGGCAGGATAAGCTGGATGAAATCTCCCTTTCGTCGCCGACCACCGTCTGTGAGTTTAATGGCAATCAGTTTACCACCTATGTGATCCGCCCGCAGAATTTTGGCCTGACCCCCTGCGAAAAATCTGAGCTGGTCGGCGGCACGCCGCAGGAAAACGCGCAAATTACGCTCGATATTTTAAACGGCATAAAAGGCGCCAAGCGCGACGCGGTTCTGCTCAACGCGGGAGCGGGGCTGTATATTGCCGGCAAAGCCGCATCCCTTTCAGACGGCGTTGGTTTAGCGGCGGAGCTGATTGACAGCGGTAGGGCGATGGCGAAGTTGCGGGAATTTATTCTGGAATCGAACCGCAAGGAAGAGGCGGCGTCATGA
- a CDS encoding EamA family transporter: MWILFAFGSALFAGMTAVLAKVGLQKVDSDLATALRTVIVLLFSWLMVFLVGSECALTLVSGRSLVFLILSGGATGASWLCYFKALQLGSVNRVTPIDKSSTILTILLAFLFLNEVPGVWKLTGLALLAAGTVLMVQRPGETEAERPSTGKSWAFYAVLSAVFAALTSILAKVGIQGVESNLGTAIRTIVVLVMAWGIVLLRKKQEHLHTIDRRSWLFIVFSGLATGFSWLCYYRALQEGPASVVVPIDKLSILVTIAFSRMFLQEHLPKKALVGLLLIIGGTLLMLL, from the coding sequence ATGTGGATTTTGTTCGCGTTCGGGTCGGCTTTGTTTGCCGGTATGACCGCTGTTCTTGCAAAGGTAGGGCTGCAAAAGGTAGATTCCGATCTGGCCACGGCCCTGCGCACAGTGATTGTGCTGCTGTTTTCGTGGCTGATGGTCTTTCTGGTTGGCTCCGAATGCGCGCTCACGCTTGTTTCGGGGCGCAGTCTGGTGTTCCTGATTTTGTCCGGCGGCGCGACCGGGGCTTCCTGGTTGTGCTATTTTAAGGCGTTGCAGCTTGGTTCTGTCAATCGAGTGACACCGATTGATAAAAGCAGCACGATTTTAACCATCCTGCTGGCGTTTCTGTTTCTGAATGAGGTGCCCGGAGTTTGGAAGCTAACCGGTCTTGCGCTGCTGGCTGCTGGAACGGTTCTGATGGTTCAGCGCCCGGGCGAGACGGAGGCAGAACGGCCCTCCACCGGGAAGTCGTGGGCCTTTTATGCCGTGCTTTCCGCGGTGTTTGCCGCTCTGACCTCGATTTTGGCCAAGGTGGGAATCCAGGGGGTTGAATCAAATCTCGGCACGGCAATCCGCACGATTGTTGTTTTGGTCATGGCATGGGGGATTGTGCTGCTGCGAAAAAAACAGGAGCATCTGCATACGATTGATCGCCGCAGCTGGCTTTTTATCGTGTTCTCCGGTCTTGCGACAGGATTTTCCTGGCTGTGCTATTACCGGGCATTGCAGGAGGGCCCGGCCAGCGTCGTTGTGCCGATCGACAAGTTAAGCATTCTAGTGACGATTGCTTTTTCACGCATGTTTTTGCAGGAGCACCTGCCGAAAAAGGCGCTGGTTGGCCTGCTGCTAATCATTGGCGGAACTCTTTTGATGCTGCTTTAA
- a CDS encoding aldo/keto reductase translates to MELSDYKLGMGTWQMAENRSPGPEEHRALSFGIENGLTLIDTAEMYGSGSAEALVGEVIRPVRRDSLYLVSKVYPHNASRKKMKEACHASLRRLGTDTLDLYLLHWRGSVPLEETVSAFEELQREGCIQRWGVSNFDVADMEELWSVPGGDACGANQVLYHIASRGVEYDLLPWLCEHHVPLMAYSPLAHSACYRSAIAASAALREIAAEKKSSVYQVMLAFLVRQENVIAIPKASTAKHVAENLASLSIRLTPEDLRRIDKDFPPPTEKAELDML, encoded by the coding sequence ATGGAGCTGAGCGACTACAAACTAGGAATGGGCACCTGGCAGATGGCGGAGAACCGCTCCCCCGGCCCGGAAGAACACCGGGCGCTCTCTTTCGGAATAGAAAACGGCCTGACGCTGATTGATACCGCTGAAATGTATGGCAGCGGCAGCGCAGAAGCTTTGGTGGGCGAGGTGATCCGCCCGGTGCGCCGGGATTCTTTGTACCTGGTTTCTAAGGTTTACCCGCACAACGCATCCCGAAAAAAGATGAAGGAAGCGTGCCATGCTTCCTTGCGCAGGCTGGGCACCGATACTCTCGATCTGTACCTGCTGCACTGGCGTGGCAGTGTACCGCTGGAAGAAACCGTTTCAGCCTTTGAGGAGCTGCAGCGGGAGGGTTGCATCCAGCGCTGGGGTGTTTCGAACTTTGACGTTGCCGATATGGAAGAGCTTTGGAGCGTGCCGGGTGGGGATGCCTGCGGTGCGAATCAGGTGCTGTACCACATTGCTTCACGCGGAGTAGAGTATGATCTTCTCCCTTGGCTTTGCGAACACCATGTGCCTCTCATGGCCTATTCTCCTCTGGCGCACAGCGCGTGTTACCGCAGTGCCATCGCGGCAAGTGCAGCGCTCCGCGAGATTGCCGCGGAGAAGAAGTCCTCCGTTTATCAGGTCATGCTGGCGTTTCTGGTCCGGCAGGAAAATGTCATCGCCATCCCGAAGGCTTCTACCGCAAAGCATGTGGCAGAAAATCTGGCCAGCCTGAGCATCCGGCTGACGCCGGAGGATTTGCGTAGAATCGACAAAGACTTTCCCCCGCCAACAGAAAAAGCCGAGCTGGATATGCTGTAA
- the trpC gene encoding indole-3-glycerol phosphate synthase TrpC, translated as MILDEIAAYAAQRVAHSKTLVSLGELREAALLLPKGNLKFTKALQKEGVSFICEVKKASPSKGIISEDFPYLAIAKDYEAAGADCISCLTEPKWFLGSDAVFRAIRSEVAAPMLRKDFTVEEYQLYEAKVLGADAVLLICALLDTKAIERYLAICDALGLSALVEAHDEAEIASAIEAGAQIIGVNNRNLKNFTVDFGNAARLREKIPADVLFVAESGVSGVKDIARLKAAGADAVLIGEALMKSPDRRAALTEFRRAAQ; from the coding sequence ATGATTCTGGATGAAATCGCGGCCTATGCCGCCCAGCGCGTGGCGCACTCCAAAACGCTTGTTTCTCTCGGGGAATTGCGCGAAGCGGCGCTGCTGCTCCCCAAAGGAAATTTGAAATTCACAAAGGCTCTGCAAAAAGAGGGGGTGTCCTTCATCTGCGAGGTGAAAAAGGCCTCTCCCTCCAAGGGGATTATTTCAGAGGATTTTCCGTATCTTGCCATCGCAAAGGATTATGAAGCCGCGGGGGCCGACTGCATTTCGTGCCTGACAGAGCCAAAGTGGTTCTTGGGGTCGGATGCCGTTTTCCGCGCCATCCGGAGCGAGGTAGCTGCCCCAATGCTGCGCAAGGATTTTACAGTGGAGGAATACCAGCTTTACGAGGCTAAGGTGCTGGGAGCCGACGCGGTACTGCTCATCTGTGCGTTGCTCGATACCAAAGCCATTGAACGGTATCTCGCAATTTGCGATGCGCTGGGTCTTTCCGCTTTGGTGGAAGCGCACGACGAAGCGGAAATCGCATCTGCCATAGAGGCCGGGGCACAAATCATCGGAGTCAATAACCGCAACCTGAAAAATTTCACTGTTGATTTTGGGAATGCCGCCCGCCTACGGGAGAAAATCCCGGCGGACGTTCTGTTCGTCGCGGAATCGGGCGTTTCGGGCGTGAAGGATATTGCCCGCCTAAAGGCGGCGGGGGCGGACGCAGTGCTGATCGGCGAGGCGCTGATGAAATCGCCGGACCGCCGTGCGGCGCTGACAGAATTCCGGAGGGCGGCACAATGA
- a CDS encoding phosphoribosylanthranilate isomerase produces the protein MTKIKICGLYRPCDAEFVNEAKPDYAGFVFFEKSHRNVTARQAAELREKINPAIPAVGVFVNAPQEQMASLCRNGVIQIVQLHGGESTEDVERLKAMIPGVPVWQAFRVRTRADLVAAEQSAADLVLLDNGTGTGEAFDWSLVSGFSRPFLLAGGLTPQKIPQAIARFEPYAVDISSGVETDKKKDREKILAAVAAARGAEITREEKSKNRPDSFGEKE, from the coding sequence ATGACGAAAATTAAAATCTGTGGGCTGTACCGCCCGTGCGACGCCGAATTTGTAAACGAAGCCAAGCCGGATTACGCGGGCTTTGTGTTTTTCGAGAAAAGCCACCGCAACGTGACGGCGCGGCAGGCGGCGGAACTCAGAGAAAAGATCAATCCCGCCATACCGGCTGTCGGGGTATTCGTGAATGCTCCGCAGGAGCAGATGGCTTCCCTGTGCCGCAATGGAGTGATTCAAATTGTTCAGCTTCACGGAGGTGAAAGCACGGAGGATGTGGAGCGGCTGAAAGCCATGATTCCCGGTGTGCCAGTCTGGCAGGCGTTCCGTGTGCGTACCCGGGCGGATTTGGTTGCGGCGGAGCAGAGCGCGGCAGACCTTGTATTGCTCGATAACGGCACCGGCACCGGCGAAGCCTTCGACTGGTCGCTAGTTTCGGGGTTTTCTCGTCCCTTTCTTCTGGCGGGGGGATTAACACCGCAGAAGATCCCGCAGGCAATTGCGCGGTTTGAGCCGTACGCGGTGGACATCAGCTCCGGTGTGGAAACAGACAAAAAGAAAGACCGTGAAAAAATTCTCGCCGCCGTCGCCGCGGCGAGAGGTGCGGAAATTACAAGAGAAGAGAAATCAAAAAATCGGCCGGATTCATTCGGCGAAAAGGAGTGA
- a CDS encoding anthranilate synthase component II — MILLIDNYDSFSYNLYQFIGTVNPDIRVVRNDELSVEQVRELAPSHLILSPGPGYPGDAGICVRAAKELGQAIPLLGVCLGHQAICEAFGATVSHAKQLMHGKQSVVMLDEECPLFYGLPGQIKAARYHSLAAIRDTMPECLKITAETDDGEIMAVMHREFPIYGVQFHPESILTENGMQMIQNFLAL; from the coding sequence ATGATTCTGTTGATTGATAATTACGACAGCTTTTCGTATAACCTGTACCAGTTTATCGGTACGGTAAACCCCGACATCCGCGTCGTGCGAAACGACGAGCTTTCGGTGGAGCAGGTGAGAGAGCTTGCTCCCTCGCACCTTATCCTTTCACCTGGGCCGGGCTACCCGGGGGACGCCGGTATTTGTGTGCGGGCCGCCAAGGAGTTGGGGCAGGCAATCCCGCTGCTCGGGGTCTGCCTGGGGCATCAGGCCATCTGCGAGGCGTTCGGGGCTACGGTTTCCCACGCAAAGCAGCTGATGCACGGCAAACAGTCCGTTGTCATGCTCGATGAGGAATGCCCGCTGTTTTACGGGCTTCCCGGGCAGATCAAGGCGGCGCGCTACCATTCGCTCGCCGCAATCCGCGATACGATGCCCGAATGCCTCAAAATTACCGCCGAAACCGACGACGGCGAAATCATGGCGGTGATGCACCGCGAGTTCCCGATTTACGGGGTGCAGTTTCACCCGGAATCGATCCTGACCGAAAACGGTATGCAGATGATTCAAAATTTCCTCGCGCTGTGA
- a CDS encoding MFS transporter produces MQQNHSRYIYLLSAGHLFTDMGQGALPAMLPFFISAYHFNYAEVASLVLASTVVSSVIQPIFGSLADKTPRPWMMAAGVLLSGCGMAATGFLSDFRLLFLSIMISGIGVAAFHPEGARMANKVSGDKKGAGVSIFSFGGNAGFAVGPILATASISLFGLKGTAVLAIPCVLMFITILSKIKKMNQASSEQMVSEVVPVKPAEPDRWVPFTLLSLLLFGRSIVFCGLNTFLPLFFIQVLQQPESVGSTILSFYFVMGAASTLIGGRLGDRFGFVKITRIGFTLLLPVLGVLTMAQSVAPAVLLLIPLAFALYSPNSLTVVLGQKYLPNRMGLASGITLGLSVSIGGMVAPLLGRLADGFGLMAAMYAIAAISVIPAVMSYTLSDKDKKEPATQEINS; encoded by the coding sequence TTGCAGCAGAATCACAGCCGTTACATTTACTTACTTTCCGCGGGGCATCTTTTTACAGATATGGGCCAAGGTGCGCTCCCCGCTATGCTTCCCTTTTTTATTTCAGCATACCATTTTAATTACGCGGAAGTCGCAAGCCTTGTGCTGGCTTCCACCGTGGTTTCCTCTGTCATACAGCCAATTTTCGGGAGTCTTGCGGACAAAACGCCCCGACCATGGATGATGGCGGCCGGAGTGTTACTGTCTGGCTGCGGCATGGCGGCAACCGGTTTTCTTTCGGACTTTCGCCTGCTGTTTCTATCCATTATGATCAGCGGAATCGGTGTTGCGGCGTTCCACCCGGAAGGCGCCCGAATGGCGAACAAAGTCTCCGGTGACAAAAAAGGAGCGGGTGTCAGCATCTTTTCGTTCGGAGGCAACGCGGGGTTTGCCGTAGGGCCGATTCTGGCCACGGCGTCCATCTCGCTGTTTGGGCTCAAAGGAACAGCGGTTCTGGCAATCCCCTGCGTCTTGATGTTTATCACGATTCTGTCAAAAATCAAAAAAATGAATCAGGCTTCATCCGAACAGATGGTTTCAGAAGTCGTACCTGTAAAACCTGCCGAGCCGGACAGATGGGTTCCCTTTACACTGCTCAGTCTGTTGCTATTTGGCCGTTCCATCGTATTCTGCGGACTGAACACGTTTCTCCCTCTCTTTTTTATACAGGTATTGCAGCAGCCGGAATCTGTGGGCAGCACGATCCTGAGCTTCTACTTTGTGATGGGAGCCGCCAGCACGCTGATTGGCGGTCGGCTGGGAGACCGCTTTGGCTTTGTTAAAATTACCCGCATCGGTTTCACTCTTTTACTGCCGGTGCTGGGTGTACTTACAATGGCTCAGAGTGTCGCGCCCGCGGTACTGCTGTTGATTCCGCTTGCATTCGCACTCTATTCTCCCAACAGCCTTACGGTAGTGCTGGGTCAAAAATACCTGCCCAACCGCATGGGCCTTGCTTCTGGAATCACCCTGGGGCTTTCTGTCAGCATCGGCGGAATGGTGGCGCCTCTTTTGGGGCGTTTGGCCGACGGCTTCGGCCTGATGGCCGCAATGTATGCAATTGCCGCAATTTCTGTGATACCGGCTGTTATGTCGTACACGTTATCGGACAAGGACAAAAAAGAGCCGGCCACACAGGAAATAAATTCCTAA
- the trpB gene encoding tryptophan synthase subunit beta, with protein MSRGRFGVHGGQYIPETLMTAVIELEQAYHHYKDDPQFNEELTELFNNYAGRPSLLYYAENMTKKLGGAKIYLKREDLNHTGAHKINNVLGQVLLAKRMGKTRVIAETGAGQHGVATATAAALMGMECEIFMGEEDTKRQALNVYKMRLLGAKVNPVTSGTATLKDAVSETMREWVGRIADTHYVLGSVMGPHPFPTIVRDFQAVISKEIKEQLLQKEGRLPDAVLACVGGGSNAIGAFYHFIEDSSVRLIGCEAAGRGVDSFETAATIATGSLGIFHGMKSYFCQDEYGQIAPVYSISAGLDYPGIGPEHAHLHDIGRAEYVAVTDDEAVDAFEYLSRMEGIIPAIESAHAVAYAMKLAPTMAKEQILVINLSGRGDKDCAAIARYRGEDLSE; from the coding sequence ATGTCGAGAGGAAGATTTGGGGTTCACGGCGGGCAGTATATTCCCGAAACGCTGATGACTGCCGTCATTGAGCTGGAACAGGCTTATCACCATTATAAAGACGACCCGCAGTTTAATGAAGAACTGACGGAGCTGTTCAACAATTACGCGGGGCGGCCCTCCCTGCTGTACTATGCGGAGAACATGACGAAGAAGCTTGGCGGCGCGAAGATTTACCTCAAGCGTGAGGATTTGAACCATACGGGTGCACACAAAATCAACAACGTGCTGGGGCAGGTGCTGTTGGCAAAGCGGATGGGCAAAACACGCGTAATCGCCGAAACCGGCGCGGGTCAGCATGGTGTTGCCACCGCCACCGCCGCCGCGCTGATGGGTATGGAGTGCGAAATCTTCATGGGCGAGGAGGACACGAAGCGCCAGGCGCTGAATGTGTATAAGATGCGTCTGCTCGGGGCAAAGGTGAATCCCGTGACGAGCGGAACGGCAACACTGAAGGACGCTGTTTCGGAAACGATGCGTGAATGGGTTGGCCGGATTGCCGACACGCACTATGTGCTTGGTTCCGTGATGGGCCCGCACCCGTTCCCTACGATTGTCCGTGATTTTCAGGCGGTGATTTCCAAAGAGATTAAGGAGCAGCTGCTGCAAAAGGAGGGGCGCTTGCCTGACGCGGTTCTGGCCTGCGTGGGCGGTGGCTCGAATGCAATCGGCGCGTTTTACCACTTTATCGAGGATTCCTCTGTGCGGCTGATCGGCTGTGAGGCTGCCGGGCGCGGCGTGGATTCCTTTGAAACAGCGGCGACGATTGCCACCGGCAGTTTGGGGATTTTCCACGGGATGAAGTCGTATTTCTGCCAGGATGAATACGGGCAGATTGCACCGGTGTATTCCATTTCCGCCGGGCTGGATTATCCCGGCATCGGCCCGGAGCACGCGCACCTGCACGATATTGGGCGCGCGGAATATGTGGCTGTGACCGACGACGAGGCCGTGGACGCGTTTGAGTACCTTTCTCGTATGGAGGGGATTATCCCCGCCATCGAAAGCGCGCACGCGGTTGCGTATGCGATGAAGCTCGCCCCGACCATGGCAAAGGAGCAGATCCTTGTCATTAATCTTTCCGGCCGCGGCGATAAAGACTGCGCGGCCATCGCGCGGTACAGAGGGGAGGACCTGAGCGAATGA
- a CDS encoding GNAT family N-acetyltransferase: MSRRKQLKMKSVSVKHLEQYNQLLRYVFQVTDRELHQTGWEDEEIMKTKFPVLQQADVLGWFDGDKLISQVAVYPFQVRIFDRTYDMGGLTGVGTYPEYSNQGLMHKLLYQALENMRNKKQSISYLFPYSIPYYRRKGWEIISDRITYEINDYQLPKNKQVPGEVERVDPESKELRRAYHRYAMQTHGAMLRDDLAWDEYWRWDLDDLMAAIYYNEKGEPDGYVLYWISDEIFRIKDMIFVDEAARSGLWNFISAHFSMISKVVGDIYTDEPLAFLLEDADIKESISPYIMARIVDIEQFITRYPFKPDTGVREWTFTLDDPMLSWNQGVFTLKITPEGRGSITRSTEQSIDRTDIQTMTTMLLGYKRPDYLHKIGRIHCSPETVDLLEDAIEQQTPYFSDYF; this comes from the coding sequence ATGAGCAGAAGAAAACAGCTGAAAATGAAGTCGGTGAGCGTAAAGCACCTGGAGCAATACAATCAGCTGCTGAGGTATGTGTTTCAGGTCACAGACCGTGAGCTGCACCAGACCGGTTGGGAAGACGAAGAAATTATGAAAACCAAATTCCCGGTGCTGCAGCAGGCCGATGTGCTTGGGTGGTTCGACGGCGACAAGCTGATTTCACAGGTGGCGGTGTACCCGTTTCAGGTGCGTATTTTCGACCGCACCTACGACATGGGCGGCCTGACCGGAGTGGGCACCTACCCGGAATATTCGAATCAGGGACTGATGCACAAGCTGCTCTATCAGGCACTGGAAAATATGAGGAACAAAAAGCAGTCCATTTCTTATTTGTTCCCTTACTCCATCCCTTACTACCGCAGAAAGGGATGGGAGATTATCTCTGACCGCATTACCTATGAAATCAACGATTACCAGCTGCCAAAAAACAAGCAGGTACCCGGTGAGGTGGAGCGCGTGGACCCGGAAAGCAAGGAGCTGCGTCGGGCCTACCACCGCTATGCGATGCAGACGCACGGTGCCATGCTGCGCGACGACCTTGCCTGGGACGAATACTGGCGGTGGGATTTGGATGATTTGATGGCGGCGATCTATTACAACGAAAAAGGCGAACCGGACGGCTACGTGCTGTACTGGATTTCAGACGAGATTTTCCGCATTAAAGACATGATCTTTGTGGACGAAGCGGCCCGCAGCGGCCTGTGGAATTTTATCAGCGCACATTTTTCGATGATCTCGAAGGTGGTCGGCGACATTTACACCGATGAACCACTGGCGTTCCTGCTGGAGGACGCGGACATTAAGGAGTCGATTTCTCCCTACATTATGGCTCGCATCGTCGATATCGAGCAGTTCATCACCCGGTACCCTTTCAAACCGGATACCGGTGTGCGCGAATGGACCTTCACGCTCGACGACCCAATGCTTTCGTGGAACCAGGGCGTGTTCACGCTGAAAATCACTCCGGAGGGCCGGGGGAGCATCACGCGCAGCACGGAACAGAGCATTGACAGAACCGACATTCAAACCATGACAACCATGCTCCTTGGCTACAAGCGGCCCGACTACCTGCACAAAATTGGCCGGATTCACTGCAGCCCCGAAACGGTGGACTTGCTGGAGGACGCCATTGAGCAGCAAACACCCTACTTTTCCGATTATTTTTAA
- a CDS encoding aldo/keto reductase, giving the protein MQAKEFVLNDGLKLPPIGLGTYKLNGREGVKAIQHAVEIGYRLLDSAFNYENEGAVGEAARSSCVPRSELIVTSKLPGRRQKYQEALLTIEESLYRAGLDYYDIYLIHWPNPKTGLYVEAWQAMIEAKKRGMIRSIGVCNFLPEHLERLIQETGVTPSINQIELHPYFNQAEQRAWDTAHGIVNESWSPLGRANSVLQDPVIGAIAKAHGKTISQIILRWHVQLGVLPIPKSSDPARQKENIEVFDFALSEEEMQKICALSRRDGRTFDQDPSRYEEF; this is encoded by the coding sequence ATGCAAGCAAAGGAATTTGTCCTGAACGACGGCCTAAAACTCCCGCCCATTGGCCTGGGCACTTACAAGCTCAACGGAAGGGAGGGAGTGAAGGCGATTCAGCACGCCGTAGAGATTGGCTACCGTTTGCTGGATTCTGCGTTTAACTATGAAAACGAAGGCGCTGTGGGCGAAGCGGCCAGAAGCAGCTGTGTACCGAGAAGCGAGCTGATTGTTACCTCAAAGCTTCCCGGGCGTCGTCAAAAATATCAGGAAGCCCTGCTGACCATTGAGGAATCGTTATACCGTGCGGGACTTGATTATTACGACATCTACCTGATTCACTGGCCGAACCCGAAAACCGGCCTGTATGTAGAGGCCTGGCAGGCGATGATCGAAGCCAAAAAGCGCGGCATGATCCGTTCCATCGGTGTGTGCAATTTTCTGCCGGAGCATTTGGAGCGCCTGATTCAGGAAACGGGTGTCACGCCCAGCATCAATCAGATTGAGCTGCATCCCTATTTTAATCAGGCGGAACAGCGCGCGTGGGATACGGCTCATGGAATCGTGAATGAATCCTGGAGCCCCCTTGGGCGCGCGAACAGCGTTTTGCAGGACCCTGTGATTGGAGCAATCGCAAAAGCACACGGCAAGACCATTTCACAGATTATCCTGCGCTGGCATGTTCAGCTCGGCGTGCTGCCAATTCCGAAATCGTCTGACCCGGCTCGTCAGAAGGAGAATATTGAGGTGTTCGATTTCGCCCTTTCTGAGGAAGAGATGCAGAAAATCTGCGCACTCAGCCGCCGGGACGGCAGAACCTTTGATCAGGATCCCAGCCGCTACGAGGAATTCTAA
- a CDS encoding MBL fold metallo-hydrolase: MNQFTILNISAQFGELCSVIHPVVLQDDAHLVLVDCGYVGFLPQMEQALAENGFSAGDLTHILITHQDHDHMGALAEFKSKYPSIQVVAGREEAPYISGAKKSLRLAQAEAMQEQLPPEQQEFGRAFCALLKSVQPAPVELEVNDGDVLDWCGGCTVLATPGHTPGHISLYVRELHTLITGDAVALEDGAPVIANPQFTLDLVQAQESMQKVLGYGAKELVCYHGGRWIL; the protein is encoded by the coding sequence ATGAATCAATTCACAATATTAAACATTAGCGCTCAGTTTGGGGAGCTTTGTAGTGTCATTCACCCGGTGGTTTTACAGGATGATGCTCACCTGGTTCTGGTAGACTGCGGCTATGTCGGCTTTCTGCCCCAAATGGAGCAGGCTCTGGCGGAAAACGGCTTTTCTGCCGGGGATTTGACCCATATTCTGATTACCCATCAGGATCATGACCACATGGGCGCGCTGGCGGAGTTTAAAAGCAAATACCCGAGCATTCAGGTGGTGGCAGGCAGGGAGGAGGCCCCGTATATTTCCGGTGCAAAAAAGTCCCTGCGCCTTGCGCAGGCCGAAGCCATGCAGGAGCAGCTTCCGCCGGAGCAGCAGGAATTTGGGCGGGCATTCTGCGCGCTTTTAAAAAGTGTACAGCCCGCTCCGGTAGAGCTTGAGGTAAACGACGGCGATGTTCTGGACTGGTGCGGCGGCTGCACCGTGCTTGCGACGCCGGGACATACGCCGGGGCATATCTCGCTGTATGTACGGGAGCTTCATACGCTGATTACAGGTGATGCCGTAGCGCTGGAAGACGGCGCGCCGGTGATCGCAAACCCGCAGTTTACTCTGGACCTGGTACAGGCGCAGGAATCGATGCAAAAGGTTCTGGGGTACGGCGCAAAAGAGCTGGTCTGTTACCATGGCGGCCGGTGGATTCTTTAA